GTATTTTCTTGCCGTTTTGGTCAATTTGGCTACAAGGGGAAGGTATTGATGCTGAAATGATCGGATTGCTATTGGGAATAGGGCTAGCTGCACGTTTTCTTGGTTCAATGTTTATCACACCGATGGTAAAAGATCCCTCAAAACTCATTACTGCGTTGCGAATACTGGCTGCACTTTCTCTGATATTTGCGATTGGGTTTGCTTTTGGATCGCATTGGGCATGGTTATTTTTTGTCATGATTGGGTTTAATTTGTTTTTTTCACCGATGGTTCCCCTTGGTGATTCATTAGCAGGGACGTGGCAAAAACAATTTCCATTTGATTATGGCAAAATTCGAGTTTGGGGTTCAATCGCATTTATTATCGGCTCTTCATTAATGGGCCATTATGCAAGCGTTTATGGCCATCAGTCCATCATGATTGGATTAATTATTAGCTGTTTGGCGTTGTTACTAGGCGCGATGCTTAAACCAATGGTTATGCCTGCGGGGGTATTTAAAACGGTAGGTGAGTCTAAAATTACCTTCAAACAGCTTATTGCAGATAAAAATATTATTCGATTTCTCGTTTGTGTCACCTTATTGCAGGGCGCACATGCTGCGTACTATGGCTTTGCTTCATTATTTTGGAAAGAAGCGGGGTATTCAGATTCAGTCATTGGTAATTTGTGGTCACTTGGGGTGGTGGCTGAAGTGGTGGTCTTTATGTTAAGTCATAAGCTATTCCGTCGTTGGAGTGCTCGCAACTTGCTATTGTTGTCCGCTGTATGTGGCATTATTCGGTGGAGCTTAATGGGGGCTTTTACTTCACTTCCTGTGCTGATCGTGGTGCAAATATTGCATAGTGGTACGTTTACAGTTTGTCATCTCGCTGCGATGCGGTTTATTAGTTCACGTAAAGAAAACGAAATTATTCCGTTACAAGCTGTCTATTCCGCATTAGCAATGGGAGGCGGTCTAGCAATAATGACGATTGTGGCGGGCGCAATTTATAAACGTGTCCCTGATCAACATGGTGTTGTTTTTTATTTAATGGCATTGTTGGCAATACCTGCATTATTTATTCGACCAAAAGTTACTGCACAGTCATAAGCTGGTGTTTTGCGATTACCAGTGCATTTATGGCTCTATCAATAAAAAAGGCGCTGAAGGATTTCCAGCGCCTTTCAAGATGTATTGTTAGTTTAGCGTTTTAGCGCTTCAGATAGCTCTTCGCGCATCACGGATAGAATATCTTTAACAATTCGTGGGCTACCCGCAACGATATTACCTGAAGCCAGATAGTTATGGTTACCAACAAAGTCAGTCATAATACCGCCAGCTTCGCGCATGATCAGCTCACCACCTAAGAAATCCCATGGCTTTAAGCCAATTTCATAGTAAGCGTCAACACGGCCAGCAGCGACATAACATAAATCCAGAGCAGCAGAGCCTGTGCGGCGGAAATCTGCACAACTTTCAAACATTTTGCTCATGATATTCATAAAGACAACTGAATGTTGTTTTTGTTTGAATGGGAAGCCTGTTGCAACGATCGCGCCATCTAGTTCACGAGCGTCGGCGCCACGTAGACGGTAACCATTTAATTGTGAACCTTGACCGCGAACTGCGCTGAATAGCTCATTGCGCATTGGGTCGTAAACGACAGCAACTTCTGTGCGTCCCTTAATGCGGACAGCAATAGATACAGCAAAGTGAGGGAAACGTTTTGTGAAGTTGGTAGTGCCATCCAGTGGATCGATTACCCATTGAATTTCATCTTCTTTACCTAATAATTCACCACTTTCTTCTGTGATGATAGTGTGATCTGGGTAAGACTTACGGATGACTTCGATAATCAAATGCTCTGATTCACGGTCAACGTTAGTCACAAAGTCGTTAGTGCCTTTTTGAGTGATTTGAACATTATCAGGCGTTTCATAGCTTTTAGCTATATGATTACCGGCCTTACGTGCAGCACGTATGGCGATGTTAAGCATCGGATGCATGGGCTTTTTCCACTGGAATGTTAAAGAACGAAAAACTTTGAGTGGGCGGATTATATAGATGTTCATCACAATAAGCAATTTTGTGTTAGACTCTTGCGATTATTTTTTATCAAAACGACTAAATCATGCTAGATAACATCCGCATCATCCTTGTTGAAACCTCACACACAGGGAATATGGGCTCTACTGCTCGTGCCATGAAAACCATGGGACTTTCCAATCTTTACTTGGTCAAACCACAAGTACAACCTGACTCACACGCAATCGCACTTTCTGCTGGAGCAAGTGATGTCATCGGTAATGCAACAATTGTTGAGACACTCGATGAGGCATTAGAAGGTTGTAAGTTGGTGATTGGTACCAGTGCTCGTTCTCGTACGCTTTCTTGGCCGATGGTTGCCCCACGTGAATGTGGTGAAAAATCGATCGCGCAAGCACAAACCGCACCGGTTGCTATCATTTTTGGCCGCGAAAGAATAGGGCTAACCAACGAAGAACTACAAAAGTGTCAGTATCATTTATATATCCCAACGAATCCTGAATATGGCTCGCTCAATTTAGCGATGGCTGTACAGCTGGTGAGCTATGAAATTCGTATGGCGTACCTAGCGATGGATGAAAAAAATACGCTTAATTCGTCAGTGGATGAGGTAGAATACCCGCCTTCAGAAGATGTTGAACGTTTCTATGTGCATCTTGAAAGTGTATTGAATGAATCTGGCTTTATCCGTAAAGCTCATCCAGGCATGATTATGAATAAGTTAAGGCGCTTATTTACACGTGCACATATTGAAACTCAAGAGCTACATATATTACGTGGCATTTTAACGTCGATGGAAAAATGGGCAAAAAAGTGAGTGCTACACTCTAAATGATCCGAGGTGCAACTAGGGGCATAGAATATTATGTAACTAGTGGAAGTCAGGGTATTCAACAGCGCTTCACCTTGAAGTATAACGTGTAAAACTCCGTGGATAATACCTGAGTGTTTTAGTCAGGTAAATAGTTGACTAAATTAGTCAGGAATGTCACAATTAGGCTATATTTTACCATGGAGTATATGTTATGAGACTCACTTCCAAAGGGCGTTACGCAGTAACCGCGATGCTTGATGTCGCGTTACACTCTCAGTCAGGTCCAGTACCTCTTGCTGATATTTCTGAGCGTCAGGGAATTTCCCTCTCTTATCTTGAGCAGCTTTTCTCGCGTTTACGTAAAAACGATCTTGTGGCGAGTGTTCGCGGTCCAGGTGGTGGTTACCTATTAGGGCGTGATGCTGACCAGATTTTCGTTGCTCAAGTGATTGCGGCGGTTGATGAATCTGTTGATGCAACGCGTTGTCAAGGTAATAAAGAAGGTTGCCAAAATGGTGATCGTTGCCTAACACATGCTCTGTGGCGTGACTTAAGTGACAGGATCACTAGCTTCCTAAGCAGTATTAGCCTTGATGAACTGGTTAAAAATCAGGAAGTTATGGATGTTGCTGATCGACAAGATAACGAAAAACGTCGAGCTACATTAGGTGGTTTATCACCTGAAACTATTATCAATGTTCGTGCTTAATATAAAATAATTCTATAAATAGCAGTGGATGCAGTAGGCCATCAAATGAGGGTTACATGCGTCATTGGAAAATGAAGACAATTTTGTCTTTTGGAGTAAGTGAGCAATGAAATTACCGATTTATCTTGATTATTCAGCAACGACACCGGTTGATCCTCGTGTTGCTGAAAAAATGATGCAATGTCTAACTATGGACGGCAATTTTGGTAACCCCGCTTCGCGTTCCCACCGTTTTGGTTGGCAAGCAGAAGAAGCCGTTGAT
This portion of the Providencia manganoxydans genome encodes:
- a CDS encoding 3-phenylpropionate MFS transporter codes for the protein MVIPSTHWLAIDYFTYFLAYSIFLPFWSIWLQGEGIDAEMIGLLLGIGLAARFLGSMFITPMVKDPSKLITALRILAALSLIFAIGFAFGSHWAWLFFVMIGFNLFFSPMVPLGDSLAGTWQKQFPFDYGKIRVWGSIAFIIGSSLMGHYASVYGHQSIMIGLIISCLALLLGAMLKPMVMPAGVFKTVGESKITFKQLIADKNIIRFLVCVTLLQGAHAAYYGFASLFWKEAGYSDSVIGNLWSLGVVAEVVVFMLSHKLFRRWSARNLLLLSAVCGIIRWSLMGAFTSLPVLIVVQILHSGTFTVCHLAAMRFISSRKENEIIPLQAVYSALAMGGGLAIMTIVAGAIYKRVPDQHGVVFYLMALLAIPALFIRPKVTAQS
- the suhB gene encoding inositol-1-monophosphatase; this translates as MHPMLNIAIRAARKAGNHIAKSYETPDNVQITQKGTNDFVTNVDRESEHLIIEVIRKSYPDHTIITEESGELLGKEDEIQWVIDPLDGTTNFTKRFPHFAVSIAVRIKGRTEVAVVYDPMRNELFSAVRGQGSQLNGYRLRGADARELDGAIVATGFPFKQKQHSVVFMNIMSKMFESCADFRRTGSAALDLCYVAAGRVDAYYEIGLKPWDFLGGELIMREAGGIMTDFVGNHNYLASGNIVAGSPRIVKDILSVMREELSEALKR
- the trmJ gene encoding tRNA (cytosine(32)/uridine(32)-2'-O)-methyltransferase TrmJ, with the protein product MLDNIRIILVETSHTGNMGSTARAMKTMGLSNLYLVKPQVQPDSHAIALSAGASDVIGNATIVETLDEALEGCKLVIGTSARSRTLSWPMVAPRECGEKSIAQAQTAPVAIIFGRERIGLTNEELQKCQYHLYIPTNPEYGSLNLAMAVQLVSYEIRMAYLAMDEKNTLNSSVDEVEYPPSEDVERFYVHLESVLNESGFIRKAHPGMIMNKLRRLFTRAHIETQELHILRGILTSMEKWAKK
- the iscR gene encoding Fe-S cluster assembly transcriptional regulator IscR, with the protein product MRLTSKGRYAVTAMLDVALHSQSGPVPLADISERQGISLSYLEQLFSRLRKNDLVASVRGPGGGYLLGRDADQIFVAQVIAAVDESVDATRCQGNKEGCQNGDRCLTHALWRDLSDRITSFLSSISLDELVKNQEVMDVADRQDNEKRRATLGGLSPETIINVRA